TGGCGCGTTAACCGACACCTTGTTTGAAAGCGAATTATTCGGCCATAAAAAAGGTGCTTATACCGATGCCCGTGAAGACCGCAGCGGCCGTTTTGAAGATGCACAGGGCGGCACCTTATTTTTAGACGAGATTGGTAATATAAGCCTGCAACAGCAAGCTAAACTGCTAACCGTACTGCAAAACAGGCAGGTTACCCGCTTAGGCACAAACAAGGCGGTTGATATAGATATAAGGCTGATATGTGCCACCAATGTACCTTTATCTGAGTTGGCTAACGAGAACCGTTTTAGAAAGGATTTAATATACCGTATTAACACGGTTGAAATAAACATGCCGCCCTTGCGCAAACGCGCCGAAGATATTGTGATACTAGCTAAGCATTTCTCAAAAATGTATGCCAGTAAATACCTTAAACCTACAATGGACTTTGAACCGGCAGCATTACAAAAATTGAGGATGTACAATTATCCCGGCAATGTACGCGAACTGCAATACACTATAGAGCGTGCTGTAATTATGGCCGACGACCATATTTTAAGGGCCGACGATCTAATCTTTTCGATACTGGAAACACCCGGCGAAAATATTATTGATGATGACAACATCCAGCTAAGCACGCTGGAAAAAAACGCCATACTGCGCGTTATTGAAAAGCACAATGGCAATATTACACGGGCAGCTAAAGAATTAGGACTAACCCGCACAGCCTTATACCGCAGACTAAGCAAATATGATATTTAACCGTTACGAATGGCGGCTGGTGCTGCGTATTATATTATTATTTTTTGCTGTTACCGCCACCGCGTTAATTGTGGTAAACGGCAATGGTGTGCTATTATACGGCGTAATTACGGTACCCCTGGTAGTGTATTCTGTATTAGACCTTATACGCTTTAACAAAAAGGCGCAGGACGAGGTGAACCAGTTTGTAGAATCTATAC
This portion of the Inquilinus sp. KBS0705 genome encodes:
- a CDS encoding sigma-54-dependent Fis family transcriptional regulator — translated: MILKKATVLIVDDDPDVLTAVKLLLKTETQEIITEKNPENLNWLLQRNQVDLVLLDMNFNSAINTGNEGIYWLRKIKEWKPNVCVIMITAYGDIDLAVRSLKEGANDFVVKPWHNEKLIDTIKDLLDKKEGGGKPNKPSGKDGKGDTSILGESEVMSDIFHKVNKIAPTDANILILGENGTGKDLMAKAIHERSLRADKPFIKVDVGALTDTLFESELFGHKKGAYTDAREDRSGRFEDAQGGTLFLDEIGNISLQQQAKLLTVLQNRQVTRLGTNKAVDIDIRLICATNVPLSELANENRFRKDLIYRINTVEINMPPLRKRAEDIVILAKHFSKMYASKYLKPTMDFEPAALQKLRMYNYPGNVRELQYTIERAVIMADDHILRADDLIFSILETPGENIIDDDNIQLSTLEKNAILRVIEKHNGNITRAAKELGLTRTALYRRLSKYDI